A window of the Henckelia pumila isolate YLH828 chromosome 3, ASM3356847v2, whole genome shotgun sequence genome harbors these coding sequences:
- the LOC140890984 gene encoding 28 kDa ribonucleoprotein, chloroplastic-like, producing the protein MTSANAPHLKLLECCGATAVPKIHLTTSTQPLSLRQIHNSTIWASLKSRSSPAKIAPLVAQTSDWAQQEEDSVESDGGGLEEDSFPEPSEEAKLFVGNLPYDIDSEKLAQIFDQAGVVEISEVIYNRQTDQSRGFGFVTMSSVEEAEKAVELFNGYDINGRVLTVNKAAPRGSQPEKSPRLVERVSFRMYVGNLPWQVDNAKLEEVFSEHGKVVDARVVYDRETGRSRGFGFVTMSTETELNDAIAALDGQSLGGRAIRVNIAEERPRRSF; encoded by the exons ATGACGTCTGCAAATGCCCCTCATCTGAAATTGCTGGAATGCTGCGGCGCCACCGCTGTGCCCAAAATTCATCTCACCACATCCACCCAACCCCTATCTCTCAGGCAAATCCACAATTCCACGATATGGGCTTCGCTCAAATCCAGGAGTTCACCCGCAAAGATTGCCCCATTAGTTGCCCAGACTTCAGACTGGGCTCAACAAGAAGAGGATAGCGTGGAAAGTGACGGAGGAGGTTTGGAGGAGGATTCTTTCCCCGAGCCTTCTGAGGAGGCTAAGCTCTTCGTCGGGAATCTGCCTTACGACATTGACAGTGAGAAATTGGCTCAGATTTTTGATCAAGCTGGGGTTGTGGAGATCTCTGAG GTTATATATAATAGGCAGACGGATCAAAGTAGAGGATTCGGATTTGTGACTATGAGTTCTGTGGAAGAAGCTGAAAAGGCCGTTGAGTTGTTCAATGGTTat GATATTAATGGAAGAGTTCTGACCGTAAATAAGGCTGCTCCTAGAGGTTCACAACCCGAAAAAAGTCCTAGACTCGTCGAGCGTGTTTCATTCAGAATGTATGTTGGTAACTTGCCATGGCAAGTGGATAATGCTAAGTTGGAGGAGGTGTTTAGTGAACACGGAAAAGTGGTTGATGCTCGTGTCGTGTATGATCGAGAGACTGGCCGGTCACGTGGGTTTGGTTTTGTAACGATGTCAACTGAGACGGAACTCAACGACGCCATAGCCGCTCTAGATGGACAG AGTTTGGGAGGCAGGGCAATTAGAGTGAATATTGCCGAGGAAAGGCCCAGACGCTCCTTCTGa
- the LOC140888671 gene encoding uncharacterized protein, producing MGLTDADKVKCAVYMMKDDAALWWEGAVRGVNPQTLTWEEFKRMFFAKYFTEDVRSRMIREFMSLRQGGDKTVVEYIKQFERGCHFVPLIADSVQEKMRQFVDGLRADIKHDVRMMDVTTYEATHDAKKQATGPSKGPNPLIQQGAIVPRAETLPLCQKCQKPHPGPCMKGSDMCYHCKEPGHIMLHCPKKNAAGRVYVMQAEEAIPDTLHITGYYI from the exons atgggacTCACTGATGCCGATAAAGTAAAGTGCGCGGTGTACATGATGAAAgacgatgcagccctttggtgggagggcgcAGTTCGAGGTGTGAACCCACAGACTTTGACGTGGGAGGAGTTCAAGCGGATGTTCTTCGCCAAATattttactgaggatgtgcgcagccgaATGAttcgggagttcatgagtctccggcaggggggGGACAAGACGGTGGTTGAGTATATCAAGCAGTTCGAGAGGGGGTGTCATTTTGTGCCCCTGATTGCTGATAGTGTGcaggagaagatgagacagttcgTCGATGGACTTAGGGcggacatcaagcatgatgtacGCATGATGGACGTCACCACTTATGAGGCAACG CATGATGCAAAGAAGCAGGCCACTGGGCCGTCGAAGGGCCCAAATCCACTGATACAGCAAGGAGCTATCGTTCCTCGTGCAGAAACACTACCTCTCTGCCAGAAATGCCAGAAGCCCCATCCAGGGCCGTGCATGAAGGGATCAGACATGTGCTACCATTGCAAGGAACCGGGACACATTATGCTGCATTGTCCCAAGAAGAATGCTGCGGGACGAGTCTATGTGATGCAGGCGGAGGAAGCAATACCGGATACTTTGCACATCACGGGTTATTATATTTAA
- the LOC140888672 gene encoding secreted RxLR effector protein 161-like, producing the protein MENFKKGQTPFRHGIHLSKDHNPKTQSEIEYMKRVPYASAVGSLMYAMLCTRPDICYDVGIVIRYQSNPGPEHWTAVKNILKYLRRTRGNMLVYTASELAPVGYTDSEFQADRDSRKSTSGSVFTLGGGAVIWRSIKQSCIADSTMEAEYVAACEAAKEAVWLKKFLLSLEVVPSASNAITLYCDNSGAVTNAKEPRNHQRGKHIERKYHLVRDIVQRGDVTVCKIASA; encoded by the coding sequence AtggaaaatttcaagaaaggtCAAACACCTTTTAGACATGGAATTCACTTGTCCAAGGACCACAATCCTAAGACTCAAAGTGAAATAGAATACATGAAAAGAGTTCCATATGCTTCGGCTGTAGGAAGTCTTATGTATGCTATGCTATGCACTCGACCAGATATTTGTTATGATGTTGGGATTGTTATTAGATATCAGTCAAACCCAGGACCAGAGCATTGGACTGCTGTAAAGAATATTCTCAAGTATCTTCGTCGAACTAGAGGGAATATGCTTGTTTATACAGCTTCTGAGTTGGCACCTGTGGGATATACTGATTCTGAATTTCAAGCTGACAGAGACTCTCGTAAGTCTACATCAGGATCTGTGTTCACATTGGGTGGTGGTGCCGTTATTTGGAGGAGTATCAAGCAATCTTGCATTGCTGATTCCACTATGGAAGCGGAGTATGTGGCGGCTTGTGAAGCAGCAAAAGAAGCCGTTTGGCTGAAAAAGTTTTTGCTCAGCCTCGAGGTTGTTCCTTCTGCATCAAATGCCATTACTTTATACTGTGATAACAGTGGTGCAGTGACAAATGCAAAAGAACCCAGAAACCATCAACGTGGAAAACACATTGAACGAAAGTATCACTTAGTGAGAGATATCGTTCAACGAGGGGATGTGACCGTGTGCAAGATAGCATCTGCTTAA